One Scophthalmus maximus strain ysfricsl-2021 chromosome 1, ASM2237912v1, whole genome shotgun sequence genomic region harbors:
- the LOC118309027 gene encoding sodium/potassium-transporting ATPase subunit alpha-1 isoform X1 — protein MPRSDAPKRNVDRPGRKRGKDEYKLAATSEGGGGGGKKARKAKEKKDMDDLKKEVDLDDHKLTLDELHRKYGTDLSRGLSSSRAKEILARDGPNALTPPPTTPEWVKFCRQLFGGFSMLLWIGAILCFLAYGIQAASEDEPANDNLYLGVVLSAVVIITGCFSYYQEAKSSKIMDSFKNLVPQQALVLRDGEKKSINAEEVVVGDLVEVKGGDRIPADLRVISAHGCKVDNSSLTGESEPQTRTPDFSNDNPLETRNIAFFSTNCVEGTARGVVINTGDRTVMGRIACLASSLDGGKTPIAKEIEHFIHIITGVAVFLGVSFFVLSLILGYGWLEAVIFLIGIIVANVPEGLLATVTVCLTLTAKRMAKKNCLVKNLEAVETLGSTSTICSDKTGTLTQNRMTVAHMWFDNQIHEADTTENQSGASFDRSSSTWAALARIAGLCNRAVFLADQSNVPILKRDVAGDASEAALLKCIELCCGSVGGMRDKYYKVTEIPFNSTNKYQLSIHKNATPGESKHLLVMKGAPERILDRCSTILLQGKEQPLDDEMKDAFQNAYVELGGLGERVLGFCHFHLPDDQFPEGFAFDTEEVNFPTEKLCFIGLMSMIDPPRAAVPDAVGKCRSAGIKVIMVTGDHPITAKAIAKGVGIISEGNETVEDIAARLNVPISEVNPRDAKACVVHGGELKDMTAESLDDVLKYHTEIVFARTSPQQKLIIVEGCQRQGAIVAVTGDGVNDSPALKKADIGVAMGIAGSDVSKQAADMILLDDNFASIVTGVEEGRLIFDNLKKSIAYTLTSNIPEISPFLLFIIANIPLPLGTVTILCIDLGTDMVPAISLAYEEAESDIMKRQPRNPKTDKLVNERLISIAYGQIGMMQATAGFFTYFVILAENGFLPMDLLGIRVHWDDKMVNDLEDSYGQQWTYERRKIVEFTCHTAFFASIVVVQWADLIICKTRRNSIIQQGMKNRILIFGLFEETALAAFLSYCPGMDVALRMYPLKPCWWFCAFPYSLLIFLYDEGRRYILRRNPGGWVEQETYY, from the exons ATGCCCAGGTCAGATGCCCCAAAGCGGAATGTGGACCGTCCAGGCCGTAAG agagggaaagatgagTACAAGCTGGCGGCGACctcggagggaggaggaggtggcggcaaaaaagccagaaaagccaaagaaaagaaGGATATGGACGACCTGAAGAAAGAAGTTGACCTG GATGATCACAAGTTGACCTTGGATGAACTTCACCGAAAATATGGAACTGATCTAAGCAGG GGTCTTTCCTCCTCCAGAGCAAAAGAGATCCTCGCCCGAGACGGCCCAAACGCCCTCACGCCCCCGCCCACGACGCCGGAATGGGTGAAGTTCTGCAGACAG CTGTTTGGCGGTTTCTCCATGCTGCTGTGGATCGGCGCCATCCTCTGCTTCCTTGCTTACGGTATCCAGGCTGCCTCAGAAGACGAACCTGCAAACGACAAT TTGTACCTGGGTGTGGTGCTTTCCGCTGTTGTCATCATCACTGGTTGCTTCTCCTACTACCAAGAGGCCAAGAGCTCCAAGATCATGGACTCATTCAAGAACCTGGTCCCACAG CAAGCCCTGGTCCTCCGTGACGGTGAGAAGAAGAGCATCAACGCCGAGGAGGTGGTGGTAGGCGACCTGGTGGAGGTGAAAGGTGGAGACAGGATCCCTGCTGATCTGCGAGTCATCTCCGCCCACGGCTGCAAG GTGGACAACTCCTCACTGACTGGCGAATCGGAGCCCCAGACTCGTACTCCTGACTTCTCCAACGACAACCCGCTCGAGACCAGGAACATCGCTTTCTTCTCAACCAACTGTGTTGAAG GTACTGCCAGAGGAGTCGTCATCAACACTGGAGACCGCACCGTCATGGGTCGTATCGCCTGCCTGGCTTCTAGTCTGGATGGCGGCAAAACTCCCATCGCCAAGGAGATCGAACATTTTATCCACATCATCACCGGCGTGGCCGTCTTCCTAGGTGTTTCTTTCTTCGTCCTCTCACTCATCCTTGGGTATGGCTGGCTGGAGGCCGTCATCTTCCTCATCGGTATCATTGTCGCCAACGTGCCCGAAGGTCTCCTGGCGACTGTCACC GTGTGTCTGACCCTGACCGCGAAGCGCATGGCCAAGAAGAACTGCCTGGTGAAGAACTTGGAAGCCGTGGAGACCCTGggctccacctccaccatctgCTCCGACAAGACAGGCACCCTGACCCAGAACAGGATGACCGTCGCCCACATGTGGTTCGACAACCAGATCCACGAGGCCGACACCACCGAGAACCAGAGCGGCGCCTCCTTCGACAGGAGCTCATCCACCTGGGCCGCCCTCGCCAGGATCGCCGGACTTTGCAACCGCGCCGTCTTCCTGGCTGACCAGAGCAACGTTCCCATTCTGAAg AGAGATGTTGCCGGCGACGCCTCAGAAGCTGCCTTGCTGAAGTGCATTGAGCTGTGCTGCGGATCCGTCGGTGGCATGCGAGACAAATACTATAAGGTCACAGAGATCCCCTTCAACTCCACCAACAAATACCAG CTCTCCATCCACAAGAACGCCACTCCCGGGGAGTCAAAGCACCTACTGGTGATGAAGGGAGCCCCAGAGAGGATCCTGGACCGCTGCTCCACCATCTTGTTGCAGGGCAAAGAGCAGCCGCTGGATGATGAGATGAAAGACGCTTTCCAGAACGCCTACGTGGAGCTGGGGGGACTTGGAGAGAGAGTGCTGG GCTTCTGCCACTTCCACCTGCCCGATGACCAGTTCCCAGAGGGCTTCGCTTTCGACACAGAGGAGGTGAACTTCCCCACGGAGAAACTGTGCTTCATCGGCCTCATGTCCATGATCGACCCTCCGCGTGCCGCTGTGCCCGATGCTGTCGGCAAATGCAGGAGTGCCGGAATCAAG GTTATCATGGTCACAGGTGACCATCCAATCACAGCCAAGGCCATCGCTAAGGGTGTGGGCATCATTTCTGAAGGCAACGAGACTGTTGAAGACATCGCTGCCCGTCTGAACGTCCCAATTTCAGAGGTCAACCCCAG GGATGCCAAGGCCTGCGTGGTACACGGCGGCGAGCTGAAGGACATGACCGCAGAGAGCCTCGACGACGTGCTGAAATACCACACGGAAATCGTCTTTGCCCGAACATCGCCTCAGCAGAAGCTGATCATTGTGGAGGGTTGCCAGAGACAg GGTGCCATCGTGGCCGTGACAGGTGATGGTGTGAATGACTCTCCTGCTCTGAAGAAGGCTGACATTGGTGTTGCCATGGGGATCGCCGGGTCTGATGTGTCTAAGCAGGCCGCTGACATGATCCTGCTGGACGACAACTTTGCCTCCATTGTTACCGGTGTGGAAGAAG GCCGTCTGATCTTTGACAACCTGAAGAAGTCCATCGCTTACACTCTGACCAGCAACATCCCTGAGATCtcacccttcctcctcttcatcatcgccAACATCCCTCTGCCCCTGGGAACCGTCACCATCCTCTGTATCGACCTGGGAACTGACATG GTCCCGGCCATCTCCCTGGCTTACGAAGAAGCCGAGAGCGACATCATGAAGAGGCAGCCCAGAAAccccaaaacagacaaactggtgAACGAGAGGCTCATCAGCATCGCCTACGGACAGATCG GTATGATGCAGGCCACAGCTGGGTTCTTCACATATTTCGTCATCCTGGCTGAAAATGGCTTCCTCCCCATGGACCTGTTGGGGATCAGAGTGCACTGGGACGACAAGATGGTAAACGACCTGGAAGACAGCTACGGGCAGCAGTGG ACATATGAGCGCAGAAAGATTGTAGAGTTCACCTGCCACACGGCGTTCTTCGCCAGCATTGTGGTCGTCCAGTGGGCTGATCTGATCATCTGCAAGACCAGGAGGAACTCAATCATTCAGCAAGGAATGAA GAACCGCATCCTCATCTTCGGGCTGTTTGAGGAGACAGCTCTGGCAGCTTTCCTGTCATACTGCCCCGGCATGGATGTTGCCCTCAGAATGTACCCCCTCAA GCCATGTTGGTGGTTCTGTGCCTTCCCCTACTCCCTCCTAATCTTCCTGTACGATGAAGGCAGAAGATATATACTCAGACGCAACCCAGGCG GTTGGGTTGAACAGGAGACATACTACTGA
- the LOC118309027 gene encoding sodium/potassium-transporting ATPase subunit alpha-1 isoform X2, whose translation MGLGRGKDEYKLAATSEGGGGGGKKARKAKEKKDMDDLKKEVDLDDHKLTLDELHRKYGTDLSRGLSSSRAKEILARDGPNALTPPPTTPEWVKFCRQLFGGFSMLLWIGAILCFLAYGIQAASEDEPANDNLYLGVVLSAVVIITGCFSYYQEAKSSKIMDSFKNLVPQQALVLRDGEKKSINAEEVVVGDLVEVKGGDRIPADLRVISAHGCKVDNSSLTGESEPQTRTPDFSNDNPLETRNIAFFSTNCVEGTARGVVINTGDRTVMGRIACLASSLDGGKTPIAKEIEHFIHIITGVAVFLGVSFFVLSLILGYGWLEAVIFLIGIIVANVPEGLLATVTVCLTLTAKRMAKKNCLVKNLEAVETLGSTSTICSDKTGTLTQNRMTVAHMWFDNQIHEADTTENQSGASFDRSSSTWAALARIAGLCNRAVFLADQSNVPILKRDVAGDASEAALLKCIELCCGSVGGMRDKYYKVTEIPFNSTNKYQLSIHKNATPGESKHLLVMKGAPERILDRCSTILLQGKEQPLDDEMKDAFQNAYVELGGLGERVLGFCHFHLPDDQFPEGFAFDTEEVNFPTEKLCFIGLMSMIDPPRAAVPDAVGKCRSAGIKVIMVTGDHPITAKAIAKGVGIISEGNETVEDIAARLNVPISEVNPRDAKACVVHGGELKDMTAESLDDVLKYHTEIVFARTSPQQKLIIVEGCQRQGAIVAVTGDGVNDSPALKKADIGVAMGIAGSDVSKQAADMILLDDNFASIVTGVEEGRLIFDNLKKSIAYTLTSNIPEISPFLLFIIANIPLPLGTVTILCIDLGTDMVPAISLAYEEAESDIMKRQPRNPKTDKLVNERLISIAYGQIGMMQATAGFFTYFVILAENGFLPMDLLGIRVHWDDKMVNDLEDSYGQQWTYERRKIVEFTCHTAFFASIVVVQWADLIICKTRRNSIIQQGMKNRILIFGLFEETALAAFLSYCPGMDVALRMYPLKPCWWFCAFPYSLLIFLYDEGRRYILRRNPGGWVEQETYY comes from the exons ATGGGGCTGGGA agagggaaagatgagTACAAGCTGGCGGCGACctcggagggaggaggaggtggcggcaaaaaagccagaaaagccaaagaaaagaaGGATATGGACGACCTGAAGAAAGAAGTTGACCTG GATGATCACAAGTTGACCTTGGATGAACTTCACCGAAAATATGGAACTGATCTAAGCAGG GGTCTTTCCTCCTCCAGAGCAAAAGAGATCCTCGCCCGAGACGGCCCAAACGCCCTCACGCCCCCGCCCACGACGCCGGAATGGGTGAAGTTCTGCAGACAG CTGTTTGGCGGTTTCTCCATGCTGCTGTGGATCGGCGCCATCCTCTGCTTCCTTGCTTACGGTATCCAGGCTGCCTCAGAAGACGAACCTGCAAACGACAAT TTGTACCTGGGTGTGGTGCTTTCCGCTGTTGTCATCATCACTGGTTGCTTCTCCTACTACCAAGAGGCCAAGAGCTCCAAGATCATGGACTCATTCAAGAACCTGGTCCCACAG CAAGCCCTGGTCCTCCGTGACGGTGAGAAGAAGAGCATCAACGCCGAGGAGGTGGTGGTAGGCGACCTGGTGGAGGTGAAAGGTGGAGACAGGATCCCTGCTGATCTGCGAGTCATCTCCGCCCACGGCTGCAAG GTGGACAACTCCTCACTGACTGGCGAATCGGAGCCCCAGACTCGTACTCCTGACTTCTCCAACGACAACCCGCTCGAGACCAGGAACATCGCTTTCTTCTCAACCAACTGTGTTGAAG GTACTGCCAGAGGAGTCGTCATCAACACTGGAGACCGCACCGTCATGGGTCGTATCGCCTGCCTGGCTTCTAGTCTGGATGGCGGCAAAACTCCCATCGCCAAGGAGATCGAACATTTTATCCACATCATCACCGGCGTGGCCGTCTTCCTAGGTGTTTCTTTCTTCGTCCTCTCACTCATCCTTGGGTATGGCTGGCTGGAGGCCGTCATCTTCCTCATCGGTATCATTGTCGCCAACGTGCCCGAAGGTCTCCTGGCGACTGTCACC GTGTGTCTGACCCTGACCGCGAAGCGCATGGCCAAGAAGAACTGCCTGGTGAAGAACTTGGAAGCCGTGGAGACCCTGggctccacctccaccatctgCTCCGACAAGACAGGCACCCTGACCCAGAACAGGATGACCGTCGCCCACATGTGGTTCGACAACCAGATCCACGAGGCCGACACCACCGAGAACCAGAGCGGCGCCTCCTTCGACAGGAGCTCATCCACCTGGGCCGCCCTCGCCAGGATCGCCGGACTTTGCAACCGCGCCGTCTTCCTGGCTGACCAGAGCAACGTTCCCATTCTGAAg AGAGATGTTGCCGGCGACGCCTCAGAAGCTGCCTTGCTGAAGTGCATTGAGCTGTGCTGCGGATCCGTCGGTGGCATGCGAGACAAATACTATAAGGTCACAGAGATCCCCTTCAACTCCACCAACAAATACCAG CTCTCCATCCACAAGAACGCCACTCCCGGGGAGTCAAAGCACCTACTGGTGATGAAGGGAGCCCCAGAGAGGATCCTGGACCGCTGCTCCACCATCTTGTTGCAGGGCAAAGAGCAGCCGCTGGATGATGAGATGAAAGACGCTTTCCAGAACGCCTACGTGGAGCTGGGGGGACTTGGAGAGAGAGTGCTGG GCTTCTGCCACTTCCACCTGCCCGATGACCAGTTCCCAGAGGGCTTCGCTTTCGACACAGAGGAGGTGAACTTCCCCACGGAGAAACTGTGCTTCATCGGCCTCATGTCCATGATCGACCCTCCGCGTGCCGCTGTGCCCGATGCTGTCGGCAAATGCAGGAGTGCCGGAATCAAG GTTATCATGGTCACAGGTGACCATCCAATCACAGCCAAGGCCATCGCTAAGGGTGTGGGCATCATTTCTGAAGGCAACGAGACTGTTGAAGACATCGCTGCCCGTCTGAACGTCCCAATTTCAGAGGTCAACCCCAG GGATGCCAAGGCCTGCGTGGTACACGGCGGCGAGCTGAAGGACATGACCGCAGAGAGCCTCGACGACGTGCTGAAATACCACACGGAAATCGTCTTTGCCCGAACATCGCCTCAGCAGAAGCTGATCATTGTGGAGGGTTGCCAGAGACAg GGTGCCATCGTGGCCGTGACAGGTGATGGTGTGAATGACTCTCCTGCTCTGAAGAAGGCTGACATTGGTGTTGCCATGGGGATCGCCGGGTCTGATGTGTCTAAGCAGGCCGCTGACATGATCCTGCTGGACGACAACTTTGCCTCCATTGTTACCGGTGTGGAAGAAG GCCGTCTGATCTTTGACAACCTGAAGAAGTCCATCGCTTACACTCTGACCAGCAACATCCCTGAGATCtcacccttcctcctcttcatcatcgccAACATCCCTCTGCCCCTGGGAACCGTCACCATCCTCTGTATCGACCTGGGAACTGACATG GTCCCGGCCATCTCCCTGGCTTACGAAGAAGCCGAGAGCGACATCATGAAGAGGCAGCCCAGAAAccccaaaacagacaaactggtgAACGAGAGGCTCATCAGCATCGCCTACGGACAGATCG GTATGATGCAGGCCACAGCTGGGTTCTTCACATATTTCGTCATCCTGGCTGAAAATGGCTTCCTCCCCATGGACCTGTTGGGGATCAGAGTGCACTGGGACGACAAGATGGTAAACGACCTGGAAGACAGCTACGGGCAGCAGTGG ACATATGAGCGCAGAAAGATTGTAGAGTTCACCTGCCACACGGCGTTCTTCGCCAGCATTGTGGTCGTCCAGTGGGCTGATCTGATCATCTGCAAGACCAGGAGGAACTCAATCATTCAGCAAGGAATGAA GAACCGCATCCTCATCTTCGGGCTGTTTGAGGAGACAGCTCTGGCAGCTTTCCTGTCATACTGCCCCGGCATGGATGTTGCCCTCAGAATGTACCCCCTCAA GCCATGTTGGTGGTTCTGTGCCTTCCCCTACTCCCTCCTAATCTTCCTGTACGATGAAGGCAGAAGATATATACTCAGACGCAACCCAGGCG GTTGGGTTGAACAGGAGACATACTACTGA